ACATGCCATTTTGTGCTTCAAAACAGCCAACCTGGAAAAACAGGACCAAAGACACAGTCTAAACAGTCAGACAAAAGTTCTGAATCTAAACATTTGTGTAAACAATTCAATTGGAATTGTTTATTTTGTAACATGACTCCTTAAACCCCCTGCCCACCATTTTATTCGACACTGGGACCAGTGGCGTGTTTCAACCACCTGGCACACATCTGTCCAGGGGATGTTGTTGTACAGCTGGTCTTTCCTGACGGTGGCCGGTCCACTGCCAGGCTCTGCCTGTCCCACCAGGTGCTTCCGCACAGCTTCCATTAGTCTTTTCAGTTCTTCCTCGGCCCACGCGCCTCTGTTTGCAGCTGAGAAATACACACCAAACAAGGCGGGAGCATTGCCCCAGGTCATACAAAGCTAACAACCATTTCCCCAAAAAGATAAGTGGAGCAGGATGTCCGGCAAGGATGTCAGAGTCAATATATTAAAGCTGCAATCTGTACTTGGTGGAACTGACACATTTgtttgggatattacaacaacaacaacaaagaagttactggAAACACACCACAGTTTATCTCCTTGGGCCATCATTGCATGCGTGATAGAACTGCAGAATATGTACTGTGATAAAGAAAATGTGCCACGATGCTGGATATTCCTCTCTTCCGCTtcatcaacaataacaataactaaggggggggggggggtggcggcGAACAGTTCCCAACGACTTACACATTTGAGCAAAACGTTTCTCTAGGGACGATTCGCTTCGGCCAGTCAACTGCGAGATCTTCGCCCACTTGTTGCCGTGCAACGTCTGTAGTTTTTTCAAAGAGTGAAGCTCTTCTTTGGTGAACCTTAGATAAGGAAATCAAGGAAATAAGGATTCAAAGTGCCTCAATGTGTCTGCAAATGTTAGCAAACCATGAAGTGGTTCATATTAGAACAAGAGCACAGTTGTGAACACTAAAGAAAATGTCAATTCAATATTACAATACTCTCGTACACTGTATTTAGAGGCAACATAATGTGAGCCGTCATAGCTGTTAGTGACCGTGAGGGTCATTTCCTTATAGTAACTAGCCACGTCTTACCTGCCCTTGTAGTTGCTGCCATCAAACATTTTCCTCCCACGAATATAGACTTGATGCCAAGACCTGGGTATTCCTTCACCTGGAACAACAGGTTAGGACGAGGTGAGTTCAGTTTTCTGGGAAATTCCTAAGCATATTTTCTTGACCACTGTAGACAATGCTGAAGAACAGGGATGTAATGTGAATAAAAACCGGCTGTGTCAGAAAGCTCTCTAATCTAATTAACCTGGCTACAAGACGACACACCTATTCTTTCATGGAATCTGTGCTGCCTCTTCAATTTCTTGATATTTGCTTCTTCCTCTTTGAAGCGCTGTGGATGGAAGAGCTGAGAGCCACTCTGAATCCCAGTGAGAGACAGGAAGTCGTAGACGTTACTCCTCAGTCGTTCGTTCTCCTGCCCATTGAATCTTCCACTTCTCAGGGAAAGGCCTGGGAACAACAGAAGATTCCACATGGGCTCAACTGGTTAGGTCTAAAATGATAAAACATATGATAATACTTTCAGTCTCATCTCTAAACACAGTAACATCTTACATATCATTGCTACAATGTTACATAACGCCGTGATAAACACTCAAAAATATTGAACCATGAGCGACTGAAGAAGAAGCTTACCTTGTCTTCGGAATTCCTTGAATCGATCGAGATCATACTTTATCATCTTCTGGATCTCGTCAACCGACTTTGACTCAACGTTGGGAATGAACTCTTTGAGATCCTTCAGAGCCTGCCAGTCGTCCACACTGTAGCATAGTGAGGGGAGAAAATTCAAAATTATATTCTGGTACACTGCATTCACAAAATGTCTGGTTTTCACCAGCAAATGCATCTGGGCGACTCCACAGTAAAAGTGATGCGGGGACTCTGATTTCACTttaaaaatgtcaaacaaaaaccaatgattgcaaagttctACAGAAAATTGTACAAAAGCACATTTAGTTGAACAACGGTGCAGAttcaaagtttggtaacagaatgagggTTCGTGCAGCTGGTGCACTCATTCTGTAACCAATCTTTGCCTCTGCACTGTTCAACAAGTAGCTTAAATGTTTCGTAAAAGGTTCAGTGGAAATGGTTAAACGTCATCATTGTGCCAAGATTTGTATGGTTCGTTTAACTTTGCATACATTGTTTTTTGTTGGGCATACATTAAAatgaaaaatctgagtctcagcatcactctTATTGTGGAATTGCcctactgtcaatggttgtgttCACTTAGGAAATCACTCTTTCAAAATACGCTAGATTCACACTTCAATACAAGTGAACCAGGTTTCCATCTACTCACCCTAGAGTTTCTTCCTTTAGGCAGGGTTTGTTGTGTTGTTGGGTCCCCGTCTCAACAATGACTGAATGAGCGCCCTCCTCTGTCTCACCGTTTGCTCCAGCATCATGAGTCCTGTTGTCATTTGGAACAGCTAAATCCAAAACATCTGCTGCAGAGTGGACACTGGCCATTCCCTTGTCTGactctctgtgttgttttttcttTCTCCCGCTGCCCTCCACAGCTGCAGACTCTCCATCTGTTTTCGACCTCTTTGACTTCAATTTTCTTTCAGTTTGTTCTTTTATACCTGGAAGGTCTGCTTTATCTGGACAATCATTCAGttcactctctctgtgttttttctTATTTAGTTTCCTCTTCTCTTTTACGTTCTCCTCTGCCTCAGTTACCATACGTTCACCACTCTTGACTGTTTCAGTGTGCAGTTCTATGATTTCTGGATCCTCTGCTGTACTTGAAACTGTCCGACAGCTTTCCACTCCCTCTTCAAGTTCTGTTTGTCTGTTCTTGTGCTTCTTCTTACTCTTTCTGGCCTCATCTGGTGCAGTTACAGCTGAAACGTCTACTGCAGCCTTTGAAAGGACACTGTCTATCACCCGTTCTGGCTCAATGTCATCATGTTTTCTCTTATTCTTCCGGCTATTCATATTCTTCTCATCAGCAGTCACTCCCTCTGCTCCCACCGGTTGTGTTTGAAGATTCTTGGACTTTTTCTTTGTTTTCTCACCAGTTTGTTCCTCAGGATCTGGTACCTCCATTTCACCGTGAACAACATTTAGCTGCTTCTCTTGCTTTCCTTTTTtgagtctcttcctctccttctccactacGGTCACTGTTTGCTCTTTATGTTTAGGTTCTTCACCCCTTTTCTCTACTGTCGACTGGTGACCTTCCTTTTGATTATGCTCAATTGCCGGTTCTT
Above is a genomic segment from Oncorhynchus clarkii lewisi isolate Uvic-CL-2024 chromosome 33, UVic_Ocla_1.0, whole genome shotgun sequence containing:
- the LOC139393092 gene encoding transcription termination factor 1-like, coding for MYISGFPAMSLWSPRFHFPHVFNQREKIGYAAATMLGTPTSTKQGTSENSMLFEMSRISPLLFEDTPELISSVAPDTVEGCKKNKKKKKTKALSEQGSEEPAIEHNQKEGHQSTVEKRGEEPKHKEQTVTVVEKERKRLKKGKQEKQLNVVHGEMEVPDPEEQTGEKTKKKSKNLQTQPVGAEGVTADEKNMNSRKNKRKHDDIEPERVIDSVLSKAAVDVSAVTAPDEARKSKKKHKNRQTELEEGVESCRTVSSTAEDPEIIELHTETVKSGERMVTEAEENVKEKRKLNKKKHRESELNDCPDKADLPGIKEQTERKLKSKRSKTDGESAAVEGSGRKKKQHRESDKGMASVHSAADVLDLAVPNDNRTHDAGANGETEEGAHSVIVETGTQQHNKPCLKEETLGVDDWQALKDLKEFIPNVESKSVDEIQKMIKYDLDRFKEFRRQGLSLRSGRFNGQENERLRSNVYDFLSLTGIQSGSQLFHPQRFKEEEANIKKLKRQHRFHERIGEGIPRSWHQVYIRGRKMFDGSNYKGRFTKEELHSLKKLQTLHGNKWAKISQLTGRSESSLEKRFAQMSANRGAWAEEELKRLMEAVRKHLVGQAEPGSGPATVRKDQLYNNIPWTDVCQVVETRHWSQCRIKWLAVLKHKMACGQPVFSGGTQSLQGKVDLIKALNAMQIEDAADIDWEEIAYTIGDVTPRYIQTHYYRLKVANVPMWQSMSFCEIIDFLNSRVLPNFEERLQVLINSGKMVSRNDPQELFLLSEIFDNEDSDYYSEVQNS